TCGAGGGCAACCTGCTGACCTTCAACCCGGGCTGGGACCAGTACAGGCAGGAACTGCCTGATTTCCAGGATGTGCGTGAACTGCAGGCGGCGCTGGATGCGGAGGGCCTAGAACTGGCAGTCCGTACCGACCCTGGTGGACAGGGCACCGGCTATCTGCAGTTGGCCGATCCGGATGGCAACGTGATCCTGATCGACCAGCACGTGGCGCGGCCGCACGGACGTTGACGCGGACGGCATGCCAACCAGGGTTGGTATCCAGCAGGACAGCCGGTTCAGGCCGGACGTGAGGCGCTGAAGTCGAGCGTGGCGCGCGTGCCTCGCGGCTCGCAGGGATCCAGCTGCAGGGTCCAACCGAGGTGTTCGCACAGGCGTGCGATCAGGTCCAGGCCGATGCCACCGCCCCGGTCCGCGCGTTCACCACGGGCCATGCGCGCGTGGATCGCCGCAATCTCCTCCGGGCTCATGCCATGCCCCGGATCCTGCAGGGTCAGCACCGCCGACGAACTCAGCCGCAGTTCGATATGGCCGCGCCCACTGTTCTCGATGGCATTGCGCAGCAGATTGCCGATCGCCGCCTGCACAACGGCCAGCGGCGCGACGATG
This genomic interval from Stenotrophomonas sp. 57 contains the following:
- a CDS encoding VOC family protein, with translation MQLGAFSVSLSVKDLQASRTFYEALGFSVTGGEPAHNWLVMRSNGIVIGLFQGMFEGNLLTFNPGWDQYRQELPDFQDVRELQAALDAEGLELAVRTDPGGQGTGYLQLADPDGNVILIDQHVARPHGR